ACACCAacgaagaaaaacaaaactctgctTAGCTCCCAACTCCAGTACAAGTAAAGCAGTGTAATGAACAAGGCGTGGCCCCCAGCTCGGGCCCCTGACCTTGTCAAAGTGGTTGAAGGAGGCGCGGTACTCGTAGAGCTGCTCCTGGCTGATGCCCTTAGCGTCACGCGTCAGGATCTGGTTCTCCACCTCGTTGATGGTTCTGGCGATGGTGGTCAGCAGCTGCTCCCATCCCACACGGAGGTGCTGCAGGGAGCGggtggaggaaaaggagaggtggaggaggagacgtTAGGATAAGAAAAAGCTCATGTGCACAAAACTGCTCCAGCATGCAGCTACAACcaaccacaaaacaaaagagtgcatgtgcgtgtgtgttacctCCATCGTGTAGGGAGTGTACTGGTTATCAAAGATGAGGGCCTCCTGGATGAGCTGGTGGTATCCCTCCAGCGTGTTGATCTCAGGCGTGTAGGACACGATGTTCTGCTGGTACTCCTTCAGGCTGGTCAGCTGGTCCTCCAGAGTGCCGTTCATCTCGATGGATATCCTGCCAATTTCCTGCAACGCCAACACAAGAGTCACCATCGTCTCAGTCCTACAGCTGAAGTTTATACGTTTCAGAAAGGACATCCGCCATCACAAGCAGCAGTGAGATCTTTAGACGACCCCACGCAGCAGCCCAGGAGGACTCTCACCTGTGTGAGGACACACTGAACGTGTTTATGACCATCCCATCACCAAAGCTCCTCTATGAGCTCAGCCTTTAACAACGCTGGACTGAACACTGCGACAAACACCACGCAGCTGTGCACGCAGCTCAGCGGCGAGCAGCTGAACTGACAGCTTACCTCCATCTTGGCCTGTATGTAGGCGCCGACCGTGTTGGCCTGTGTGGCGAATTTGGCTCTCAGCGTGTCGTTGGAGTTCTGCTTGTTGAGCTCACCCTGCAGGGCGGTGTCACGCTGCGGCACCATGTCCAtcgcctgcaaacacacacacacacacacacacacacacacgacatacAGAAATTAGAAACACACAACTGTGACAGAGCGGCTGCGATCACCCGGCGTGTCAAACAGAACACCCCCCCTCGATGAGGAAGCACAGGGGCAGTCTACCTTTTCCCATTTGTTGTCGATGCTCTCGGGCGTGATGGTGGTGTAGGGGTTGGCTCCGCTCAGCTTGATGCCGTTGCTCTGGGCGATCTTCTGCACCTCGGCCTGGATGGCCTGGATGGCCTCCCGCTCCTTGTTGGCCTCTGCCAGAGTGGACTTGAACTGCTCGTGGGCTGCGATCAGACCCtgaaggaggaaaacacacgGCTGCTTTTAGCTGATGCCGGACGTAGTTTACGTGGCTTCGTGTGCTGCACCCGTGTGGACCACACTTCCATACTGTCCAGTCCTCAGATACCTGGATCTCATCAATATTGTGGACGATGAACATGTCCTGCAGGTCCTCCATCGCTCCCTCCATCCAGTTGTTGAAGGGCGCCGCTCTCTTGGCGTACTCCAGGTAAAGCTCATCTATCGActccagctgcttctctgtcctctgcaggaaGACATGATTGAAATGTTTCTTCAGTGCTGCAGATTCAATATCTGTTTGATATTTAACTGTgtggaaaatgttgtttttgactgatttctttattattaaacacacaaaaacacagctgggactcgcTCGTCAGCCTTCACTTCCATAAATCCAGGAGTCACAGCCTCAGCCGTGCGCATCACCTTTTAGTGTCCTCTGGAAACTGTGCTACTTGCAGCATTTCTGTATTTCACACGTTCCCTGTGTTCGCTCGTGTTTTCGTACCTCCAGAGACTCTTTGCGGCTCTGGGTGAACGCTCCCAGGACGTCCCACTGATCACAGATCTTCTGACAGCGAGCGTTGACGCTGGCGGAGTCGTAGTAGTCGAGCTCgctggaaaacacagaggagagcagagttTACAGCCGACGCTCAGACACACGAGTGAGCGGCAGAAGCACTTCCTGTGACctcatgctgtctgtctttactTGAGTTCCTGTGCGATGGCGGCGATCTGCTCCACTCGGTCCTGATGGGCTGCCAGGTCGCTCTCGAAGGCCTCGTGTTTCCGCAGCAGCGCCTTGACTTCTGACAGGGTGGAGGTCTCGTAGTCTTTCTGAGTCAGCATGGCCTCCTtacctgcacgcacacacacacacacacacacacacacacacacacacacacacacacacacacacacacacacacacacacacacacacacacacacacacacacacacacacacacaccatcgaTTCATTCACTTAACCTTTCAGCAGTTTCCACCTGGATGACTCACGATGAAgagtaaacacagcagcatacCTGAGGAAAGATGCGTGCTTGAGAGAtgactcgtgtgtgtgtatgtgtgcgtttgtgtgtgtgtgtgtgcgtttgtgtgtgcgtgtgtgcgtttgtgcgtgcgtttgtgcgtgcgtttgtgcgtgcgtgcagtaGAACAGCAGCCTACCATCGGTCCAGGACTCGTGGATGGCGGCCTTCTGGTGGAACTTCTCTGCCAGGTGCTCCAGTCTCTCCAGACGTCTGATCTCGCTGAGGATCCACTCCTCGTAGCCCTTCTCCGCTCCTTCCAGGGTGTGCCACGCTCCGTTGATATCCTGAGAGCGAACAGACAGAGAGTTACCGACATGAATCCCTCACAGGTCAGGGTTTTGTCACAGGAATGACGCTGCACACTTACGGACACCATGCGTCCCTCTGACGGCATGAAGGCAGGTCTGTTGCTGAGTCTCAGTTTCGTCTGCAGAGTGTTGAAGCTGATCTCCAGCTGACATTTCTCTTGGACCTGGAGACAGGAAGGACAGTCAGCTCACAGCGTCGGCGACTATACTGGATATAAGAGCACGAGAGCAGGGGGCTTCGCAGACCTTGGGTGGTTTGTGGACACAGCGGTAGTCTCTGAAGTCCTCCTGTTTGGCCTGCATGTCGTTTACAGTCTTCTCTTGGGTTCGGTTCTCCAGCCAGGGGATGGTACGACGGATCCACTCCAGCAGCTGCAAGCAGAGACGAAACAGAAACATCAATCAATGTGACGCTCTCCACGACACGAGGACGATGCAGAGTCCGCTCAGCGAGGTGCTGAACTCACATCACTGGCCAGCTTCTCGTAGTCCTCCATCATCTGCTCGTTCTCCTGGTTGACAGCCAGCACTTTGCAGATGCGATTGGCGGCTGTCTCGGCCTATCGGGAAACAGAGCGATGAGTGGTGCTAACAGTGGTTGGATGACACGTGGTGACATCACTCACGGTGCTCAAAGCTTAATGACAACATTCACTTTAGCTGCTTATGTCCAAACCAGATGCTGCGTTTTAAAGTCtcaaacaaactgaagtgtctgctgcttttattaGTGCCTCCACTTTTACCGCCGCTGTCGGCATAATCAAGGCTCTGctcgcacacacaggcagtgagAGGGAGTACATCTAAACACTACTCAGGCATTTGACTGATAAAAACATGCTCCAGCGGTTGAGGTTAGTTCAGTGCGCCAcaatcagtctgtgtgttttaaagctccATGCGTCTCCCGGCACAACTCGGGAGTCACTCGTACGTCTAGTTACAGGTCCGTGGAGCGCTGTAGTCCACATCGGTGGCTCTGCTTAGGACATTACACTACTGTACCGCTGGAATAACAAGCACAGTACACAGACTTTGACACGTGGATTCAGGTTGACATGTTCTACACTTAAACTCccacttttcattcattctgtcagAAATGATGATTGTGCTGTTTGAAAACATTACAGACATATTCAtcacatcagaaaacaaacatttggaGTTCAGAGGTGTTAATAGCTGAAGAGAAACTGAAGAGACATCGACCCGTGTTTCCCACAGTAAGGACAGGTCTGGTGTCCCAAAACCACGTCAGCAGGACGAGCCGGCGTGAGTTTGGGACTTTAAGTCCAGAGCGTTGAGTAAATAAAGCCCTTTTGGGGAAACACAGTCGATGTCCAAAGCACCGAAACAGAAGCTTCAGAGAgcgtttgttgttgttgttgttgtttttccagagTTCCCATCATGGTCCTGATGTGTAAATATTTCCTGACTTTCCAAAACTTTCCATAACCATGTGAGAGAGAATCAATGATCATGAAACTGTTGCTGTAGCTGGATTTATGAATATATATTATGGTATATTCCTGTGGTTTGACCCATTGTCTGATATTCACTAAATTCCCAACCTCTGGAATAAACCTTGAGAAGCTCGTGTGACGGCTGATGGAAACTCTGGCGGGTGTTAGTGTGAGTCTGGAGCGTGAGGAGCTCACCTTCTGTGCGCCAGAGAAGGCGTGATAGAAGCAGGATACATAGGTCATTATGGCCTTCTCATCCGGCCTCAGCGTACCCACGATGTCTATGCATCGCCCAGCACCCAGCgggacagagaggtggacagagagggaaacagagaggcagagtgaaGCCAAAGCTACCCAAAGATACATGGTCCCTGCAGGACGTGAGGACAGGGCAGGAGGGCGGAGGGACGCCGCACTCTTTACATCCACAGCTTCAAGGTTCCTCCTACTACCATCCTTGAGGAGGACAAGTGTCCTCTGGACGAGAGCTGAGGGACACTGGAGCCACAAGTTCAAGGTcgggacacaaacacacacagcagatcttCAGGTTTTTCACCGCTAATTTAACCCGACCAGACGACGAATAAAGTCTCCAAAAAAGCTTTTTCAGTGTGATCTGAGGCGTCGGTGCGTGAAGGACGATGCTGGAGGAAGCAGAAAATCTGCAGCTTCAACAGACTGAAAGTCCAAACTTACAAAGTGTAGAAACTAAGTCCATGTGAATAACTCAAgaacgaagaagaagaacaagctGGAAcaagtttacacacacatacacgcatgcacacacacacacacacacacacacacacacacacacacacacacacacacacacacacacacacacacacacacacacacacacacacacacacacggccctCTCTTgagaccacagacacacaaacaagttCTGAATGGGCCAGAAAATTAATTAGAGGAAGACGAGCAAAACAAGAGACGCATCACCGGCTTCCTCTCAGACGCCTacagggagaggaaaggaggaggaggaggaggaggagggggagggggagggggagggggaggaggaggaagaggaggaggacgaggacgaggagagaaacaggagaTGGGAGGGTAGAAACAACAGGAGTAGACCAGAGAATTAGAGGAGAGTCAGCAGGTGAGTCATCCTCTTGATGAAGAGCTAATCAGACATTTCTGAGGCTGTAACATATCAGATCATCTTCCATCCTGTGAGCAACTGTACGTCTTCAATCCTCCGAAACTCGTCGACTAAAAAAACCTGCAGACGCATCGAACCGGCGGCGAGGGGTCGTAAGGAGACACGGCTTCACTTCAGGGGACAGGAAGCAAAAAGAGCCACGGCTCTAACCGATGCGGAGGCGGCACATTCGCCGCTTCGTCTTTTACTTTGCTGCTTTCATCCGCTGTGGACAGAATATTT
This genomic interval from Chaetodon trifascialis isolate fChaTrf1 chromosome 9, fChaTrf1.hap1, whole genome shotgun sequence contains the following:
- the actn4 gene encoding alpha-actinin-4 isoform X3, encoding MVDYHAANNQSSAGGVQTYMEQENDWDRDLLLDPAWEKQQRKTFTAWCNSHLRKAGTQIENIEEDFRDGLKLMLLLEVISGERLPKPERGKMRVHKINNVNKALDFIASKGVKLVSIGAEEIVDGNTKMTLGMIWTIILRFAIQDISVEETSAKEGLLLWCQRKTAPYKNVNVQNFHISWKDGLAFNALIHRHRPDLINYDGLRKDDPVTNLNNAFEVAEKYLDIPKMLDAEDIVGTLRPDEKAIMTYVSCFYHAFSGAQKAETAANRICKVLAVNQENEQMMEDYEKLASDLLEWIRRTIPWLENRTQEKTVNDMQAKQEDFRDYRCVHKPPKVQEKCQLEISFNTLQTKLRLSNRPAFMPSEGRMVSDINGAWHTLEGAEKGYEEWILSEIRRLERLEHLAEKFHQKAAIHESWTDGKEAMLTQKDYETSTLSEVKALLRKHEAFESDLAAHQDRVEQIAAIAQELNELDYYDSASVNARCQKICDQWDVLGAFTQSRKESLERTEKQLESIDELYLEYAKRAAPFNNWMEGAMEDLQDMFIVHNIDEIQGLIAAHEQFKSTLAEANKEREAIQAIQAEVQKIAQSNGIKLSGANPYTTITPESIDNKWEKAMDMVPQRDTALQGELNKQNSNDTLRAKFATQANTVGAYIQAKMEEIGRISIEMNGTLEDQLTSLKEYQQNIVSYTPEINTLEGYHQLIQEALIFDNQYTPYTMEHLRVGWEQLLTTIARTINEVENQILTRDAKGISQEQLYEYRASFNHFDKKRSGQMVSDDFRALLISTGNSLGDSEFARIMGIVDPNGSGAVTFQAFIDFMSRETTDTDTADQVIASFKILAADKNFITADELRRELPPDQAEYCIARMAPYTGPDAITGALDYMSFSTALYGESDL
- the actn4 gene encoding alpha-actinin-4 isoform X2, coding for MVDYHAANNQSSAGGVQTYMEQENDWDRDLLLDPAWEKQQRKTFTAWCNSHLRKAGTQIENIEEDFRDGLKLMLLLEVISGERLPKPERGKMRVHKINNVNKALDFIASKGVKLVSIGAEEIVDGNTKMTLGMIWTIILRFAIQDISVEETSAKEGLLLWCQRKTAPYKNVNVQNFHISWKDGLAFNALIHRHRPDLINYDGLRKDDPVTNLNNAFEVAEKYLDIPKMLDAEDIVGTLRPDEKAIMTYVSCFYHAFSGAQKAETAANRICKVLAVNQENEQMMEDYEKLASDLLEWIRRTIPWLENRTQEKTVNDMQAKQEDFRDYRCVHKPPKVQEKCQLEISFNTLQTKLRLSNRPAFMPSEGRMVSDINGAWHTLEGAEKGYEEWILSEIRRLERLEHLAEKFHQKAAIHESWTDGKEAMLTQKDYETSTLSEVKALLRKHEAFESDLAAHQDRVEQIAAIAQELNELDYYDSASVNARCQKICDQWDVLGAFTQSRKESLERTEKQLESIDELYLEYAKRAAPFNNWMEGAMEDLQDMFIVHNIDEIQGLIAAHEQFKSTLAEANKEREAIQAIQAEVQKIAQSNGIKLSGANPYTTITPESIDNKWEKAMDMVPQRDTALQGELNKQNSNDTLRAKFATQANTVGAYIQAKMEEIGRISIEMNGTLEDQLTSLKEYQQNIVSYTPEINTLEGYHQLIQEALIFDNQYTPYTMEHLRVGWEQLLTTIARTINEVENQILTRDAKGISQEQLYEYRASFNHFDKDHSGALMAEEFKACLISLGYDVENDKQGDSEFARIMGIVDPNGSGAVTFQAFIDFMSRETTDTDTADQVIASFKILAADKNFITADELRRELPPDQAEYCIARMAPYTGPDAITGALDYMSFSTALYGESDL
- the actn4 gene encoding alpha-actinin-4 isoform X4 encodes the protein MVDYHAANNQSSAGGVQTYMEQENDWDRDLLLDPAWEKQQRKTFTAWCNSHLRKAGTQIENIEEDFRDGLKLMLLLEVISGERLPKPERGKMRVHKINNVNKALDFIASKGVKLVSIGAEEIVDGNTKMTLGMIWTIILRFAIQDISVEETSAKEGLLLWCQRKTAPYKNVNVQNFHISWKDGLAFNALIHRHRPDLINYDGLRKDDPVTNLNNAFEVAEKYLDIPKMLDAEDIVNTARPDEKAIMTYVSSFYHAFSGAQKAETAANRICKVLAVNQENEQMMEDYEKLASDLLEWIRRTIPWLENRTQEKTVNDMQAKQEDFRDYRCVHKPPKVQEKCQLEISFNTLQTKLRLSNRPAFMPSEGRMVSDINGAWHTLEGAEKGYEEWILSEIRRLERLEHLAEKFHQKAAIHESWTDGKEAMLTQKDYETSTLSEVKALLRKHEAFESDLAAHQDRVEQIAAIAQELNELDYYDSASVNARCQKICDQWDVLGAFTQSRKESLERTEKQLESIDELYLEYAKRAAPFNNWMEGAMEDLQDMFIVHNIDEIQGLIAAHEQFKSTLAEANKEREAIQAIQAEVQKIAQSNGIKLSGANPYTTITPESIDNKWEKAMDMVPQRDTALQGELNKQNSNDTLRAKFATQANTVGAYIQAKMEEIGRISIEMNGTLEDQLTSLKEYQQNIVSYTPEINTLEGYHQLIQEALIFDNQYTPYTMEHLRVGWEQLLTTIARTINEVENQILTRDAKGISQEQLYEYRASFNHFDKKRSGQMVSDDFRALLISTGNSLGDSEFARIMGIVDPNGSGAVTFQAFIDFMSRETTDTDTADQVIASFKILAADKNFITADELRRELPPDQAEYCIARMAPYTGPDAITGALDYMSFSTALYGESDL
- the actn4 gene encoding alpha-actinin-4 isoform X1; translation: MVDYHAANNQSSAGGVQTYMEQENDWDRDLLLDPAWEKQQRKTFTAWCNSHLRKAGTQIENIEEDFRDGLKLMLLLEVISGERLPKPERGKMRVHKINNVNKALDFIASKGVKLVSIGAEEIVDGNTKMTLGMIWTIILRFAIQDISVEETSAKEGLLLWCQRKTAPYKNVNVQNFHISWKDGLAFNALIHRHRPDLINYDGLRKDDPVTNLNNAFEVAEKYLDIPKMLDAEDIVNTARPDEKAIMTYVSSFYHAFSGAQKAETAANRICKVLAVNQENEQMMEDYEKLASDLLEWIRRTIPWLENRTQEKTVNDMQAKQEDFRDYRCVHKPPKVQEKCQLEISFNTLQTKLRLSNRPAFMPSEGRMVSDINGAWHTLEGAEKGYEEWILSEIRRLERLEHLAEKFHQKAAIHESWTDGKEAMLTQKDYETSTLSEVKALLRKHEAFESDLAAHQDRVEQIAAIAQELNELDYYDSASVNARCQKICDQWDVLGAFTQSRKESLERTEKQLESIDELYLEYAKRAAPFNNWMEGAMEDLQDMFIVHNIDEIQGLIAAHEQFKSTLAEANKEREAIQAIQAEVQKIAQSNGIKLSGANPYTTITPESIDNKWEKAMDMVPQRDTALQGELNKQNSNDTLRAKFATQANTVGAYIQAKMEEIGRISIEMNGTLEDQLTSLKEYQQNIVSYTPEINTLEGYHQLIQEALIFDNQYTPYTMEHLRVGWEQLLTTIARTINEVENQILTRDAKGISQEQLYEYRASFNHFDKDHSGALMAEEFKACLISLGYDVENDKQGDSEFARIMGIVDPNGSGAVTFQAFIDFMSRETTDTDTADQVIASFKILAADKNFITADELRRELPPDQAEYCIARMAPYTGPDAITGALDYMSFSTALYGESDL
- the actn4 gene encoding alpha-actinin-4 isoform X5, which translates into the protein MVDYHAANNQSSAGGVQTYMEQENDWDRDLLLDPAWEKQQRKTFTAWCNSHLRKAGTQIENIEEDFRDGLKLMLLLEVISGERLPKPERGKMRVHKINNVNKALDFIASKGVKLVSIGAEEIVDGNTKMTLGMIWTIILRFAIQDISVEETSAKEGLLLWCQRKTAPYKNVNVQNFHISWKDGLAFNALIHRHRPDLINYDGLRKDDPVTNLNNAFEVAEKYLDIPKMLDAEDIVNTARPDEKAIMTYVSSFYHAFSGAQKAETAANRICKVLAVNQENEQMMEDYEKLASDLLEWIRRTIPWLENRTQEKTVNDMQAKQEDFRDYRCVHKPPKVQEKCQLEISFNTLQTKLRLSNRPAFMPSEGRMVSDINGAWHTLEGAEKGYEEWILSEIRRLERLEHLAEKFHQKAAIHESWTDGKEAMLTQKDYETSTLSEVKALLRKHEAFESDLAAHQDRVEQIAAIAQELNELDYYDSASVNARCQKICDQWDVLGAFTQSRKESLERTEKQLESIDELYLEYAKRAAPFNNWMEGAMEDLQDMFIVHNIDEIQGLIAAHEQFKSTLAEANKEREAIQAIQAEVQKIAQSNGIKLSGANPYTTITPESIDNKWEKAMDMVPQRDTALQGELNKQNSNDTLRAKFATQANTVGAYIQAKMEEIGRISIEMNGTLEDQLTSLKEYQQNIVSYTPEINTLEGYHQLIQEALIFDNQYTPYTMEHLRVGWEQLLTTIARTINEVENQILTRDAKGISQEQLYEYRASFNHFDKDHSGALMAEEFKACLISLGYDVENDKQKRSGQMVSDDFRALLISTGNSLGDSEFARIMGIVDPNGSGAVTFQAFIDFMSRETTDTDTADQVIASFKILAADKNFITADELRRELPPDQAEYCIARMAPYTGPDAITGALDYMSFSTALYGESDL